The sequence below is a genomic window from Gossypium hirsutum isolate 1008001.06 chromosome A11, Gossypium_hirsutum_v2.1, whole genome shotgun sequence.
TGGTCTAAAATGTATTTCTGGTATATTTTGAACTGGGGTTATTGTTCTTACATAgttctaaatatttttaaatttatatgccAGTGAATTTCAAGATATATTTGATGTGAATCATTTCATTACATCACTGAGAGATGAGGTTCGAATATTGAAGGAGTTGCCTCCTAGGCTTAAGAGGAGAGTGGAAATGGGGTTTGTGTATTCAATGCCACCAATTAGCTGGTCAGATATATCTTACTATCATAATCAGGTCAATTCTTTGTCATTTCCGAGTTAGTTATGCAGCTAGAGCTTTGTAGACCACTATAATGTAGCCTGGCTCTTTCTACCCTTCTGGTTTTCTTACTTCCTAATAAAGACTCCTCTTAACGTTGTATGCATTCTCATCTGTCTATGCAGATTCTTCCTCTGATACGGAAGTATAAAGTTGTACATTTGAATAGAACTGATGCTCGACTTGCCAACAACGGGCAGTCTTTAGATGTTCAGAAGCTGCGATGTCGTgtaaattttaatgctttaagATTCACTCCTCAGATAGAAGAGTTGGGTAAACGAGTTATTAAGCTTCTGAGGCAAAATGGTCCTTTCATAGTACTTCACCTTAGATATGAAATGGACATGTTAGCATTTTCTGGCTGTACGCAAGGTTGCAACAATGACAAAGTGGAGGAGTTGACAAGAATGAGGTGAGCTGAACATGCATCCTCAACAAATACTGCCTGGGAGGCCTAAATTCCAACTTTAATCTCACTCTCCTTATACGACCATTTTGGCAGATACGCTTATCCATGgtggaaagaaaaaataataaattctgACTTGAAAAGGAAAGATGGTTTGTGCCCCTTGACGCCTGAGGAAACTGCCCTTATTTTGAGGGCACTGGACATTGATAAAAATTACCACATCTATATCGCAGCTGGTGAAATATATGGTGGAGATAGGAGAATGGCCAGTCTTGCTGCTGCTTATCCAAAATTGGTAAGCATGTAGAAAATCAGCATACTTGATTAAATAATGGTTAGCTTAGgctttttgtttttaattgtcATGTTTTTTAAAGTGGTCTTTTGTTTGCTACAGGTTAGAAAGGAGACTCTATTGGGGCCATCTGACCTTGGGTTTTTCCAAAATCATTCATCCCAGATGGCAGCATTAGATTATCTTGTTTCATTGGAGAGTGATATTTTTATTCCCACTTATGATGGGAACATGGCTAAAGTTGTTCAAGGCCATCGCAGGTACCGTTTTGCTCTTAATATGTTCAGAAATCTATTCATGTAATGATCCAATGGTCCTTTTTTCTTCTGATGAGATGAGTAATTTTAGAAATTCGACTTCAACCGCATTTGACTATCCCCATTTTTGTATCTATCATTAGAGGGGACAATATTTTGTTGATCTGTATCTCGAAATTAGAGCCAAACTTTTCTTTGATGGTTCTATAATGGTAATTGATTTAGTGATAAATGTAATGATTTAGTGGTGAATGCTCCTCCAGGTATTTGGGGTTCAAGCAGACGATTTTGCTGGACAGAAGGCTATTAGTCGATTTAATAGACCAGTACAATAATGGATCTCTAAGTTGGATCCAGTTCTCAGACACTGTGAAGGAAACTCACGAAAGGCGCAGGGGGCAACCGAGTAAGAGGTTGGTGATTCCTGACAGGCCTAAAGAAGAGGATTACTTCTATGCCAACCCAGAAGAATGCTTGCAACAACGGGATGGTCAACTAAGTAGCACGTGATCGTTGTCACCAGGATTTGTTATGTATGTATGTTGAAGGGTGTTTTGTTTTTCTAGTGGTAGGCATCATCATACCTGAAACACAAAAGGTAAATGACACGAATGAAGAGGGTTTTACATTGGAGGAGAATCGGGGACAGGCAGTAGA
It includes:
- the LOC107943378 gene encoding rhamnogalacturonan I rhamnosyltransferase 1 isoform X1, which translates into the protein MCSVEGIGKKGGMRIGVIKGGGGGASGGERVDKLKKSSRMKVWIIRATTSVLLWTCIVQLTTLGETWGPRVLKGCPSCFSHQDSSVSAIEDKLPSVPARVIPPKRVYKNNGYLMVSCNGGLNQMRAAICDMVTIARYLNVTLIVPELDKTSFWADPSEFQDIFDVNHFITSLRDEVRILKELPPRLKRRVEMGFVYSMPPISWSDISYYHNQILPLIRKYKVVHLNRTDARLANNGQSLDVQKLRCRVNFNALRFTPQIEELGKRVIKLLRQNGPFIVLHLRYEMDMLAFSGCTQGCNNDKVEELTRMRYAYPWWKEKIINSDLKRKDGLCPLTPEETALILRALDIDKNYHIYIAAGEIYGGDRRMASLAAAYPKLVRKETLLGPSDLGFFQNHSSQMAALDYLVSLESDIFIPTYDGNMAKVVQGHRRYLGFKQTILLDRRLLVDLIDQYNNGSLSWIQFSDTVKETHERRRGQPSKRLVIPDRPKEEDYFYANPEECLQQRDGQLSST
- the LOC107943378 gene encoding rhamnogalacturonan I rhamnosyltransferase 1 isoform X2; this translates as MVTIARYLNVTLIVPELDKTSFWADPSEFQDIFDVNHFITSLRDEVRILKELPPRLKRRVEMGFVYSMPPISWSDISYYHNQILPLIRKYKVVHLNRTDARLANNGQSLDVQKLRCRVNFNALRFTPQIEELGKRVIKLLRQNGPFIVLHLRYEMDMLAFSGCTQGCNNDKVEELTRMRYAYPWWKEKIINSDLKRKDGLCPLTPEETALILRALDIDKNYHIYIAAGEIYGGDRRMASLAAAYPKLVRKETLLGPSDLGFFQNHSSQMAALDYLVSLESDIFIPTYDGNMAKVVQGHRRYLGFKQTILLDRRLLVDLIDQYNNGSLSWIQFSDTVKETHERRRGQPSKRLVIPDRPKEEDYFYANPEECLQQRDGQLSST